GCTCGACCTGGAACGAGGCGGACAGAATGAAGATGTCCCGGCCGTTCTGGATTGCGCGCACACGGCGCGTGACAAAGCTGCCTCCGTCGCGGGTCATGTCGACGTGGTAGACGATGGGCTTGTGGAAATCGCCGGGCAGAATGAAGTAGGCGTGCAGCGAGTGCGCACAAAAGGCGTCGTCCACCGTGCCCTGAGCGGCAGCGAGGGCCTGGCCCAACACCTGACCGCCAAACACCTGGGGGCTGCCGATGTCCTCGCTCTGACCACGAAACAAATTGGTCTCAAGCGGTTCCAAGGTCAGCAACGCTACCAGGCCTGCACCGTCGGTCATGAGCACGCTCGCGTGGTCGAACACACCGCCATGTTAGCAGCCCACCGTCACGGCGGACGGGGTTGGCACGCGGCCTGACATATACTTCCAACCACGTGTTCTGGAGAAACCCGATGCCGACCGAAACGCCCTGGACCCAACCCATGCCCGACGCGCAGTTCGAGCTCATGCGCGACATCATCGGCGCACCCAGCCCCGTGGGATTCGAAGGCGCGATGACGCTCGGCGTGTTGCAGCCGCAGTTTGACCGGTTCATGCCGGCAGGGTGGGCGATGCACCAATTTGTCGGCAACGCGGGCGTGGTCTGGGACAGCCACCCCGGCCGCGACGACCTGTTCAGCGTGATGATCTGCGGCCACGCCGACAAGATCCGCCTGCAGGTGCGAAAAATCGGCGCGGACGGCAAAATCTGGATCAACAGTGACTCCTTCCTGCCCTGCACGCTGCTCGGCCACGAGGCCGTGCTCTTCAGTGAGGATCCCGAGGCCCCGGGGAGCTACCGGCGCATTCGCGGGGGCACGATCGAAGCGCTCGGCGCCATTCACTTTTCCGAGGCGGCGCACCGCACCGGGGAGCGCGGCATCAAGCCAACGCAGCTCTACCTCGAGTTGCAGTTGCACGGCGCCGACCGCAAGAAGCAGGTCGAGGCGCTCGGTGTTCGCGTGGGCGACGTGCTGTTGCTCGATCGGCCGATCAAGCCGGGCTTCGCACCCGACACCTTCTACGGCGCCTACCTCGATAACGGCCTCGGGTGTTTCGTCACCGCCGAAGTCGCGCGGGTGGTCGCCGAGGCCGGCGGCACCGAGAACGTGCGCTGCCTCTACGCCTGTGCAAGCCACGAGGAAATCGGCCGCTTCGGCAGCCGCGTACTGGCCGGTGAGCTGCGCCCGGACGCGCTGATTGCGGTCGACGTCGACCACGACTTCGACGCGGCACCGAACATCGGTGACCGGAACATGCAGCCGCTCAAGATGGGCGGCGGCTTCACGCTCAGCACCGGGGCGATCGTCAGCGAGCAACTCAACCGCCGTATCCAGGACACCGCCAGGACACACGGCATCCCGTTCCAGATGGACGTCGCCGGCCGGGACACCGGCACCGACGGCATGGCGGGTGTGCTGGCCAGCGTCGACTGCGCTGCCACCTCGATCGGTTTTCCGATCCGGAACATGCACACCATCTCCGAGAGCGGTCACACCGGCGACGTGCTCGCGGCGATACACGTGATTGCCAACACGCTGCTGGCACTCGACGGCGAAACCGACCTCGCTGACGGGTTTCGCCGTGGCCATGCGCGGCTGGACCAGGCGACGGCACTCGCGCACCACAGCCTCACCGATGACTGAGGTCAACCTCAGCCTCGAGGCCTGCCACGCGCTCGCCACGTCGGCCCTGCAGCACCAGGGGTTTTCCACTGCCCAGGCCGACGCGATCGCCGCAACGATCACGGCAGCCGAGCGCGACGGGTGCACCTCGCACGGGCTGTTTCGGGTCCCGTTCTACGTCAACGCGCTCGCCAACCCCGGCACCGACGCCAAGGCAAAACCGGTGCTGAGCCAGCCCGCGCCCGCGCTGGTGCGGGTGGACGCGGCCAGCGGCTTTTGCCCACTGGCCCTGCAAGTCGGATTGCCCGCGTTGCGCGACACCGCGCGCGCGCAAGGCATCGCCGCGCTCGCGATCAACAACGCCTACAACATCGCCGCGCTGTGGCCAGAGGTGGAAACCCTCGCGACCGAGGGCCTGGTGGCAATGGCCTTCACGGCCGCCAACGCCTTTGTCGCACCGGCGGGCGGCACCAAGCCGCTCTACGGCACCAACCCGATG
This genomic stretch from Pseudomonadota bacterium harbors:
- a CDS encoding peptidase M42; protein product: MPTETPWTQPMPDAQFELMRDIIGAPSPVGFEGAMTLGVLQPQFDRFMPAGWAMHQFVGNAGVVWDSHPGRDDLFSVMICGHADKIRLQVRKIGADGKIWINSDSFLPCTLLGHEAVLFSEDPEAPGSYRRIRGGTIEALGAIHFSEAAHRTGERGIKPTQLYLELQLHGADRKKQVEALGVRVGDVLLLDRPIKPGFAPDTFYGAYLDNGLGCFVTAEVARVVAEAGGTENVRCLYACASHEEIGRFGSRVLAGELRPDALIAVDVDHDFDAAPNIGDRNMQPLKMGGGFTLSTGAIVSEQLNRRIQDTARTHGIPFQMDVAGRDTGTDGMAGVLASVDCAATSIGFPIRNMHTISESGHTGDVLAAIHVIANTLLALDGETDLADGFRRGHARLDQATALAHHSLTDD